One Mercurialis annua linkage group LG3, ddMerAnnu1.2, whole genome shotgun sequence DNA window includes the following coding sequences:
- the LOC126675380 gene encoding putative glycine-rich cell wall structural protein 1 produces the protein MHPNFFYFTLVLLFLIIGVTVGGSAEKKPEMSTGPNNEQGSGSTGATGSGHSPNGEYSWGWGSTPNSGWGYGSGSGRSPNGFGRGFGFGFGSGSGSGSGHGYGYGSGGAHGGGYGAGSGSGNSGGGGTGGGSGGAGGSGGGSHSPAEFKGKTNHG, from the coding sequence atgcacccaaatttcttttatttcacACTCGTTCTTCTTTTCTTGATAATTGGAGTTACTGTTGGTGGTTCTGCTGAAAAGAAACCTGAAATGTCTACAGGCCCTAATAACGAGCAGGGCAGTGGCTCTACTGGTGCTACCGGCTCCGGTCACAGCCCCAACGGGGAATACAGCTGGGGTTGGGGATCTACACCAAATAGTGGGTGGGGCTACGGTTCAGGTTCAGGTCGGTCGCCGAATGGATTCGGCAGGGGTTTCGGGTTTGGCTTTGGGTCTGGGAGTGGGTCAGGTTCAGGACATGGTTATGGGTACGGCAGTGGTGGTGCACATGGCGGTGGGTATGGAGCTGGAAGTGGGTCTGGTAATTCTGGTGGTGGTGGGACTGGCGGAGGAAGCGGTGGCGCAGGTGGCTCTGGTGGTGGTAGTCATTCGCCGGCTGAGTTTAAAGGGAAAACAAACCATGGCTGA